The Streptomyces sp. NBC_01268 genome window below encodes:
- a CDS encoding FdhF/YdeP family oxidoreductase — MVSKPPAGDPVQDAPQVTAPQHAAAGLPAVAHTLRIAQAQMGVRRTAQTLLKVNQKDGFDCPGCAWPEGDKRHVAEFCENGAKAVAEEATLRRVTPEFFAAHPVADLAARSGYWLGQQGRITDPMYLAEGAERYEAVSWERAFAILAEELTALSSPDEALFYTSGRTSNEAAFLLQLFAREFGTNNLPDCSNMCHESSGSALNETIGIGKGSVSLEDLHRADLIVVAGQNPGTNHPRMLSALEKAKAAGARIISVNPLPEAGLERFKNPQTPQGMFKGAALTDLFLQIRIGGDQALFRLLNKLVLETPGAVDEEFVAAHTHGYEEFAAAARDADWDETLAATGLSRAEIERALEMVLASERTIVCWAMGLTQHKHSVPTIREVVNFLLLRGNIGRPGAGVCPVRGHSNVQGDRTMGIFERPSAAFLDALDKEFGIVSPRHHGFDVVRSIEALRDGEAKVFFAMGGNFVGATPDTEVTEAAMRRARLTVHVSTKLNRSHAVTGTRALILPTLGRTDKDVQKSGKQVVTVEDSMGLVHASRGNLPPAGPRLLSEPAIVARLARAVLGAGSATPWEAFEADYATIRDRIARVIPGFEDFNARLAANPGGFALPHAPRDERRFPTATGKANFTAAPVEYPKVPEGRLLLQTLRSHDQYNTTIYGLDDRYRGITGGRRVVMVHPEDAAALGFADGAYADLVSEWTDGSERRAPGFRVVHYPTTRGCAAAYYPETNVLVPLESTADISNTPASKSVIVRLVPPAGD, encoded by the coding sequence ATGGTCAGCAAGCCGCCCGCCGGCGATCCGGTCCAGGACGCGCCGCAGGTCACGGCGCCGCAGCACGCCGCGGCCGGTCTGCCCGCCGTCGCGCACACACTGCGGATCGCGCAGGCGCAGATGGGCGTGCGGCGCACCGCGCAGACCCTGCTCAAGGTCAACCAGAAGGACGGCTTCGACTGTCCGGGCTGCGCCTGGCCCGAGGGCGACAAGCGGCACGTCGCGGAGTTCTGCGAGAACGGGGCGAAGGCGGTCGCCGAGGAGGCGACGCTGCGCCGGGTGACCCCGGAGTTCTTCGCCGCGCATCCGGTGGCGGACCTGGCGGCCCGCAGTGGGTACTGGCTGGGCCAGCAGGGCCGGATCACGGACCCCATGTACCTGGCGGAGGGGGCCGAGCGGTACGAGGCGGTGTCCTGGGAGCGGGCCTTCGCGATCCTCGCGGAGGAGCTGACGGCGCTCTCCTCACCCGACGAGGCGCTGTTCTACACCTCGGGGCGCACGAGCAACGAGGCCGCGTTCCTGCTCCAGCTGTTCGCCCGCGAGTTCGGCACCAACAACCTGCCGGACTGCTCCAACATGTGCCACGAGTCCTCGGGCTCCGCGCTCAACGAGACGATCGGGATCGGCAAGGGCAGCGTCTCCCTGGAGGACCTGCACCGGGCGGACCTGATCGTGGTCGCGGGGCAGAACCCGGGCACGAACCACCCCCGGATGCTGTCGGCCCTGGAGAAGGCGAAGGCCGCCGGCGCGCGGATCATCTCGGTGAACCCGCTCCCGGAGGCGGGCCTGGAGCGCTTCAAGAACCCGCAGACGCCGCAGGGCATGTTCAAGGGCGCCGCGCTCACGGATCTCTTCCTGCAGATCCGCATCGGCGGCGACCAGGCGCTGTTCCGGCTGCTCAACAAGCTGGTCCTGGAGACGCCGGGCGCCGTGGACGAGGAGTTCGTCGCCGCGCACACCCATGGGTACGAGGAGTTCGCCGCCGCCGCGCGGGACGCCGACTGGGACGAGACGCTGGCGGCGACCGGTCTGTCCCGGGCGGAGATCGAGCGGGCCCTGGAGATGGTGCTCGCCTCGGAGCGGACGATCGTCTGCTGGGCGATGGGGCTCACCCAGCACAAGCACTCCGTGCCGACCATCCGCGAGGTGGTCAACTTCCTGCTGCTGCGCGGCAACATCGGCCGGCCGGGCGCCGGGGTGTGCCCGGTGCGCGGTCACTCCAACGTGCAGGGCGACCGGACGATGGGGATCTTCGAGCGCCCCTCGGCGGCCTTCCTCGACGCGCTGGACAAGGAGTTCGGGATCGTCTCGCCGCGCCACCACGGCTTCGACGTGGTCCGCTCGATCGAGGCGCTGCGGGACGGCGAGGCGAAGGTGTTCTTCGCCATGGGCGGCAACTTCGTGGGCGCGACCCCGGACACCGAGGTCACCGAGGCGGCGATGCGCAGGGCCCGCCTGACGGTGCACGTGTCGACGAAGCTGAACCGCTCGCACGCGGTGACCGGCACGCGGGCGCTGATCCTGCCGACGCTGGGGCGCACGGACAAGGACGTGCAGAAGAGCGGCAAGCAGGTCGTCACGGTCGAGGACTCGATGGGCCTGGTGCACGCCTCGCGGGGCAACCTGCCGCCGGCGGGCCCGCGGCTGCTCTCCGAGCCGGCGATCGTGGCCCGGCTGGCGCGGGCGGTCCTCGGCGCGGGCTCGGCCACGCCGTGGGAGGCCTTCGAGGCGGACTACGCGACGATCCGCGACCGCATCGCCCGCGTGATCCCGGGCTTCGAGGACTTCAACGCGCGGCTGGCGGCGAACCCGGGCGGCTTCGCGCTGCCGCACGCGCCGCGCGACGAGCGGCGCTTCCCGACGGCGACCGGCAAGGCCAACTTCACGGCCGCGCCGGTCGAGTACCCGAAGGTGCCCGAGGGCCGGCTGCTGCTGCAGACCCTGCGCTCGCACGACCAGTACAACACCACGATCTACGGTCTCGACGACCGCTACCGCGGCATCACGGGCGGCCGCCGGGTGGTCATGGTGCACCCGGAGGACGCGGCGGCGCTGGGCTTCGCGGACGGGGCGTACGCGGACCTGGTGAGCGAGTGGACGGACGGCAGCGAGCGCCGGGCGCCCGGTTTCCGGGTGGTGCACTATCCGACGACCCGCGGCTGCGCGGCCGCGTACTACCCGGAGACGAACGTGCTGGTGCCGCTGGAGTCCACGGCGGACATCAGCAACACCCCGGCGAGCAAGTCCGTGATCGTGCGACTGGTTCCCCCGGCGGGTGACTGA
- a CDS encoding PaaI family thioesterase, with translation MGEQQHVKFPQEVIDEYASLGVDLPALFSAGHLGNRMGVQILEASADRVVGTMPVEGNTQPYGLLHGGASAVLAETLGSIGSMLHGGVSRIAVGVDLNCTHHRGARSGLVTGVATPVHRGRSTATYEIVITDEQDKRVCSARLTCMLKEIGPKDAGNLPEAGHATGA, from the coding sequence ATGGGTGAGCAGCAGCATGTGAAGTTCCCGCAGGAGGTCATCGACGAGTACGCCTCGCTCGGTGTGGACCTGCCGGCGCTCTTCTCGGCCGGTCACCTCGGGAACCGGATGGGCGTGCAGATCCTGGAGGCCTCGGCGGACCGGGTCGTCGGCACCATGCCGGTGGAGGGCAACACCCAGCCGTACGGTCTGCTGCACGGCGGCGCCTCGGCGGTGCTCGCCGAGACGCTGGGCTCGATCGGCTCGATGCTGCACGGCGGGGTGTCCCGGATCGCCGTGGGCGTGGACCTCAACTGCACCCACCACCGCGGGGCGCGCAGCGGACTGGTGACCGGGGTCGCGACGCCCGTGCACCGGGGCCGGTCCACCGCCACGTACGAGATCGTGATCACCGACGAGCAGGACAAGCGGGTCTGCTCGGCGCGGCTGACCTGCATGCTGAAGGAGATCGGCCCGAAGGACGCGGGGAACCTGCCGGAGGCCGGTCACGCCACCGGGGCCTGA